From a single Calothrix sp. NIES-2098 genomic region:
- a CDS encoding transposase, with protein sequence MKELVNIHFPDAEIIRLVMDNLNTHTIGVLYEVFAPAAARRIAKIFEIHHTPKHGSWLNMVESELSVLVRQCLQRRIPNYELAIAIIYGINNRAHHEQYQVERFTFN encoded by the coding sequence ATGAAAGAATTGGTTAATATCCACTTTCCAGATGCGGAAATAATTCGCTTGGTAATGGATAACTTAAATACACATACAATAGGTGTATTGTATGAAGTTTTTGCCCCAGCCGCAGCCAGAAGAATTGCCAAAATATTCGAGATTCACCATACACCAAAACATGGGAGTTGGCTCAATATGGTTGAATCTGAATTGTCTGTACTTGTCCGTCAATGTCTTCAACGAAGAATTCCCAATTATGAATTAGCGATCGCTATTATTTATGGTATAAATAATCGAGCTCACCACGAACAGTATCAAGTTGAGCGTTTTACGTTTAATTAG